The Clostridium sporogenes genome contains a region encoding:
- a CDS encoding cyclic lactone autoinducer peptide has translation MKKQLKEKCVKVTAKLLKSVAYSTADSACVFGAYQPKEPKSLRK, from the coding sequence ATGAAAAAACAATTAAAAGAAAAATGTGTAAAGGTTACTGCAAAATTACTTAAATCTGTAGCTTATTCTACAGCAGATTCAGCTTGTGTATTTGGTGCATATCAACCTAAAGAACCAAAGTCATTAAGAAAATAG
- a CDS encoding accessory gene regulator ArgB-like protein, with translation MFFIEKISNKIGSEISSNLSFDKDTKEIITYGAFVVLQTLICFLCVAFLGFMCNVFVESIIISLTSAIYRKYSGGIHANSPNKCAIFGAIVFVVLALLVKNINIGFNLIFIFIIIFVFIYSYYIVYKFVPVDTKSKPIEDVDEKLRLKKCSFLSISILLLIEILLILLYLKYNNIALIYYGSCVIAGVLWQSFTLTPAAKKIFYNILME, from the coding sequence ATGTTTTTTATTGAAAAGATTTCAAATAAAATAGGAAGTGAAATCTCTAGTAATTTAAGCTTTGACAAGGATACAAAAGAAATAATCACTTATGGAGCATTTGTGGTTTTGCAAACATTAATATGTTTTTTGTGTGTAGCATTTTTAGGATTTATGTGTAATGTGTTTGTAGAATCTATAATTATTTCATTAACTTCAGCGATATATAGGAAATATTCAGGAGGAATACATGCTAATTCACCTAATAAATGTGCAATTTTTGGAGCAATCGTTTTTGTAGTATTAGCACTTTTGGTGAAAAATATTAATATAGGATTCAATCTAATATTTATATTTATAATTATTTTTGTATTTATATATTCTTATTATATAGTTTATAAATTTGTTCCAGTAGATACTAAATCTAAACCTATAGAGGATGTAGATGAAAAGTTGAGATTAAAAAAATGTTCTTTTTTATCAATTAGTATTTTACTTTTAATAGAAATTTTACTTATATTATTATATTTAAAATACAATAATATTGCATTAATTTATTATGGAAGTTGTGTAATAGCGGGAGTTCTTTGGCAAAGCTTTACACTTACTCCTGCAGCAAAAAAGATATTTTATAATATACTTATGGAATAA